Proteins co-encoded in one Papaver somniferum cultivar HN1 chromosome 5, ASM357369v1, whole genome shotgun sequence genomic window:
- the LOC113280423 gene encoding uncharacterized protein LOC113280423 yields the protein MSSIDADSLSYPPVRSSTGEVLIKIPKDLSSRSKEVWKYSLVGRFNFKTLGLQFEEAKLILCNQWSLTGQVQFIPWRRGYFIIKLFNEADRKRVSYEGPWKVKNQLLKVLPWTPMFNPESEKISRAAVWVRFPYLHLEYWEEEILFRIARGLGKPVVVDPRTLKHEYVYFAAVLNDIDFSKPLGNIIIEDEELPKGFYIDYEINNKPDFCDHCKSIGHVEANCRNKKYKDLKKVYDQETDQVKRAALKIELDELENVWKKKEYTKTNCASASSNGDEEEFVDTTTQQDQNVQVGAVDVVAVDDVAVDDVAVQVGAVDVVAVEDVAVDDVVVDDVAVDEAVEPWPEAESAERDSNLGADASNLDKEEELLFVFYEEQKRKVINLERAAELARSEQGLALAKLQNMRRSIIEKNQPAEPRSSEIPVVAAPEIAVTAVADSLGELTEGVSFSSPAKTARKVSPIKPAEPLVV from the exons ATGTCATCCATTGATGCAGATTCTCTATCATACCCCCCTGTTCGTTCCTCAACAGGTGAGGTTCTAATTAAAATTCCAAAAGATTTAAGTTCTCGATCTAAGGAAGTTTGGAAATATAGTCTTGTGGGTCGCTTCAACTTCAAAACCCTTGGTCTGCAATTTGAGGAGGCTAAGCTGATCTTGTGTAACCAATGGAGTCTAACTGGCCAAGTTCAGTTCATCCCATGGAGAAGGGGATACTTCATTATCAAACTGTTCAATGAGGCAGATCGTAAGCGTGTCAGCTATGAAGGTCCATGGAAGGTTAAAAATCAACTGCTGAAGGTGTTGCCATGGACTCCCATGTTCAACCCGGAGTCTGAAAAGATCTCAAGAGCTGCCGTTTGGGTTCGTTTCCCATATCTGCATCTAGAATACTGGGAGGAGGAAATCCTGTTCAGGATTGCTCGTGGTCTTGGCAAACCAGTTGTTGTCGATCCTAGAACTCTAAAACATGaatatgtgtactttgctgctgtGCTCAATGATATTGATTTCTCCAAACCGCTTGGTAATATTATCATTGAGGATGAAGAGTTGCCTAAGGGGTTCTATATTGATTACGAGATCAATAACAAACCTGACTTCTGCGATCATTGCAAATCAATTGGGCATGTTGAAGCAAATTGCAGGAACAAGAAGTATAAGGACTTGAAGAAGGTGTATGACCAAGAAACAGATCAGGTGAAGAGAGCAGCTCTGAAAATTGAGTTGGATGAGCTGGAAAATGTctggaaaaagaaggaatacacgAAGACAAACTg TGCCTCTGCTAGTTCTAATGGTGATGAAGAGGAATTTGTTGATACAACAACTCAGCAAGACCAGAATGTGCAGGTTGGTGCTGTGGATGTTGTTGCTGTAGATGACGTTGCTGTAGATGATGTTGCTGTGCAGGTTGGTGCTGTTGATGTGGTTGCTGTAGAGGACGTTGCTGTAGatgatgttgttgtagatgatgTTGCTGTAGACGAGGCTgttgagccttggcctgaagctgaaAGTGCTGAGAGGGATAGCAATTTGGGAGCTGATGCTTCAAACTTGGATAAAGAGGAAGAATTACTCTTTGTCTTCTATGAGGAACAGAAGAGGAAGGTGATTAACTTGGAAAGAGCTGCTGAGTTAGCTAGATCAGAGCAGGGTTTGGCTCTAGCTAAACTTCAGAATATGAGAAGATCAATCATTGAGAAGAATCAACCTGCTGAGCCAAGGAGTTCTGAAATACCAGTCGTTGCTGCTCCAGAAATTGCAGTCACAGCAGTTGCAGATTCTCTGGGAGAGCTGACTGAAGGTGTAAGTTTTAGCTCCCCTGCTAAAACAGCTAGAAAAGTCTCTCCAATCAAACCTGCAGAGCCTCTTGTGGTCTAA